The following coding sequences lie in one Cyanobacterium stanieri LEGE 03274 genomic window:
- the hemH gene encoding ferrochelatase, whose protein sequence is MARTGVLLLNLGGPEKLEDVRPFLYNLFSDPEIIRLPSPLLQKPLAWLISTLRSKKSEENYKEIGGGSPLLQITEAQAQALQSKLQEQGEDIKVYVGMRYWHPFTEEAIAQIKADNVQKLVILPLYPHFSISTSGSSFRVLEEMWATDRELQNIEYTLVPSWYDHQNYLASMTDLIKQELEQFENPDHVHIFFSAHGVPKSYVTEAGDPYQEEIERCTELIMANLNTNNPYTLAYQSKVGPVEWLKPYTEDALMELGQQQIQDLLVVPISFVSEHIETLQEIDLEYREVAEEAGISNFKRVPAPNTHPEFIDALCNLTTEALDKNPLRFDQVTHPKKNMKMYPQEKWEWGLTTAAEVWNGRLAMLGFMALLLELMSGHGPLHFVGLL, encoded by the coding sequence ATGGCTCGGACAGGAGTATTATTGTTAAATTTAGGTGGACCAGAAAAGCTAGAGGATGTACGTCCCTTCCTTTACAATCTATTTTCTGATCCCGAAATTATCCGCCTACCATCTCCCCTCTTACAAAAACCCCTTGCATGGTTGATTTCTACCCTCAGAAGTAAAAAATCAGAGGAAAATTATAAGGAAATTGGGGGAGGTTCACCATTACTACAAATTACAGAAGCTCAAGCTCAGGCTTTACAAAGTAAGTTACAAGAGCAAGGAGAAGATATTAAAGTATATGTGGGCATGAGATATTGGCATCCTTTCACCGAGGAGGCGATCGCCCAAATCAAAGCCGATAACGTGCAAAAATTAGTTATCCTACCCCTTTATCCCCATTTTTCCATCAGTACCAGCGGTTCTAGCTTCCGAGTATTAGAGGAAATGTGGGCCACAGATAGAGAACTACAAAACATTGAATATACCCTCGTTCCTTCATGGTACGATCATCAGAATTATCTAGCTTCCATGACAGATTTAATTAAACAGGAGCTAGAACAGTTTGAAAATCCTGATCATGTTCATATTTTCTTTAGCGCCCATGGAGTGCCTAAAAGCTACGTAACTGAAGCAGGAGATCCCTACCAAGAAGAAATTGAACGGTGTACAGAGTTAATTATGGCTAACTTAAACACCAATAATCCCTATACTTTAGCTTATCAAAGTAAAGTAGGACCAGTAGAATGGCTTAAGCCCTACACCGAAGATGCTTTAATGGAATTAGGGCAACAACAAATTCAAGATTTATTGGTAGTCCCCATCAGCTTCGTATCTGAGCATATCGAAACATTACAAGAAATTGATCTTGAATATCGAGAAGTGGCAGAAGAAGCAGGAATCAGCAATTTTAAAAGAGTACCTGCCCCCAACACTCACCCCGAATTTATCGATGCTCTTTGTAACTTAACCACCGAAGCCCTAGATAAAAACCCGTTACGCTTTGATCAAGTTACCCATCCTAAGAAAAACATGAAAATGTATCCCCAAGAGAAGTGGGAATGGGGTTTAACCACCGCCGCTGAGGTATGGAATGGACGTTTAGCCATGTTGGGCTTTATGGCCTTATTACTTGAGTTGATGAGTGGTCATGGCCCTTTACATTTTGTTGGTTTATTATGA
- a CDS encoding crossover junction endodeoxyribonuclease RuvC: MIWLGIDPGLAIIGWAVLEGDDMVSPSLIDYGIIETSKKQSTGERLQEIEDDFNGLFQEFKPHHVAIEMPFFSRQIKAAGGVLQALGVIHLVCYREGKINPIFLHQSSWKAHLVHGKATKNEVAEALQNIFHIESLPIDDSVDAIALTYAAYCGLENQIK; this comes from the coding sequence ATGATTTGGTTAGGAATTGATCCTGGGTTAGCCATTATTGGTTGGGCGGTGTTAGAAGGGGATGACATGGTTAGCCCTTCTCTAATTGACTATGGCATCATTGAAACCAGCAAAAAACAATCAACGGGAGAAAGGTTACAAGAAATCGAAGATGACTTTAATGGTTTATTTCAAGAGTTTAAACCCCACCATGTGGCCATCGAAATGCCTTTTTTTAGTCGTCAGATAAAAGCGGCTGGGGGGGTTTTACAGGCATTGGGGGTAATTCATTTGGTGTGTTATCGGGAGGGGAAAATTAACCCGATTTTTTTACATCAATCTAGTTGGAAAGCCCATTTAGTTCATGGCAAGGCTACAAAAAATGAAGTTGCCGAAGCTCTACAAAACATTTTTCACATCGAATCTTTGCCCATTGATGACAGTGTAGATGCGATCGCCCTTACCTATGCCGCCTATTGTGGACTAGAAAATCAAATAAAATAA
- the tatA gene encoding twin-arginine translocase TatA/TatE family subunit, with the protein MFGLGIPEIAIILVVAILIFGPKKLPELGNALGKSLRGFKEEINNKPENEEDIEKDY; encoded by the coding sequence ATGTTTGGCTTAGGCATTCCCGAAATAGCAATTATCTTGGTAGTAGCAATCCTCATTTTTGGTCCAAAAAAACTACCAGAATTGGGTAATGCTTTGGGTAAAAGTTTAAGGGGATTTAAAGAAGAAATCAACAACAAACCCGAAAACGAAGAAGACATTGAAAAAGACTATTAA
- the rsmI gene encoding 16S rRNA (cytidine(1402)-2'-O)-methyltransferase, with product MTGILYLVATPIGNLEDMTFRGLKVLESVDLIGAEDTRHTGKLLHHFQVKTPMVSYHQHNFQSRVAEFIPRLKGGESIALVTDAGTPAISDPGYNMVRACIEENIQVVPIPGANAGISGLIASGLSTERFVFEGFLPTKKKLRDGLLSELGGEKRTLIFYESPHRLRRTLEDFLGVFGALRQITLARELTKLHEDFWRGTVEGAIALYQEKEPRGEYTIIVAGNENQESEQLSQEEIKDKLRKLINEGISKSEASKQLAKLTNLSRSEIYRLSVEINY from the coding sequence TTGACAGGCATACTTTATCTAGTGGCAACTCCCATCGGTAATCTTGAGGATATGACTTTTCGGGGGTTAAAGGTGTTGGAATCGGTTGATTTGATTGGGGCGGAGGATACTCGCCATACGGGTAAGTTATTACATCATTTTCAGGTGAAGACTCCTATGGTTAGTTATCATCAGCATAATTTTCAAAGTCGGGTGGCGGAGTTTATTCCTCGACTTAAGGGGGGGGAGAGTATTGCTTTGGTGACGGATGCTGGAACTCCTGCAATTTCTGATCCGGGCTACAATATGGTTAGGGCTTGTATTGAGGAAAATATACAAGTTGTACCTATTCCAGGGGCAAATGCTGGTATTAGTGGTTTAATTGCTTCTGGTTTATCTACGGAAAGATTTGTTTTTGAAGGTTTTTTGCCTACGAAGAAGAAGTTACGGGATGGTTTGTTGTCGGAGTTAGGGGGGGAAAAACGTACGTTAATTTTTTATGAATCTCCCCATCGATTGAGGCGCACTTTGGAGGATTTCTTAGGGGTGTTTGGGGCTTTACGACAAATTACCCTTGCACGGGAGTTGACTAAGCTACATGAGGATTTTTGGCGGGGTACGGTGGAAGGTGCGATCGCACTTTACCAAGAAAAAGAACCGAGGGGAGAATATACTATTATCGTGGCGGGAAATGAGAATCAAGAATCTGAGCAACTATCGCAGGAAGAAATTAAAGACAAGCTCAGAAAATTAATAAATGAAGGCATCAGCAAAAGTGAAGCAAGTAAGCAACTGGCGAAATTAACTAACTTATCTCGCAGCGAAATTTATCGTCTATCAGTGGAGATAAATTATTAG
- a CDS encoding response regulator has protein sequence MIKILVVDDSHAPREVICDTLKQFNIQVAEATNGVEAIEVLKAEKFNLVITDVVMPEMNGYELCRWIKENPSTKKVPVIFCSTKNQDFDIHWAQKQGGDAYIVKEEFIKDKMQLLKTIKYLLKQVK, from the coding sequence ATGATTAAAATCTTAGTAGTTGATGACAGTCATGCTCCCCGAGAGGTGATTTGTGATACACTCAAACAATTTAATATTCAAGTAGCAGAAGCAACCAACGGGGTAGAGGCGATCGAAGTATTAAAAGCCGAAAAATTTAACCTTGTTATCACCGACGTAGTCATGCCCGAAATGAACGGCTACGAACTATGTAGATGGATTAAAGAAAATCCCAGCACCAAAAAAGTTCCCGTCATCTTTTGCTCCACAAAAAACCAAGACTTTGACATTCACTGGGCCCAAAAACAAGGAGGAGATGCCTACATCGTCAAAGAAGAATTTATTAAAGATAAAATGCAACTCCTCAAAACTATCAAATACCTATTAAAACAAGTAAAATAA
- a CDS encoding DUF3146 family protein, which translates to MALPETIALVRITNQSWQTGKIYGEIEAGSYQWQFEWQFLQGKLSVKPTLGRSLIQEPLARFLEHCDYQLEVGGDYHFAVRAKL; encoded by the coding sequence ATGGCACTACCAGAAACCATTGCTCTTGTGAGAATAACCAATCAATCGTGGCAAACGGGTAAAATATACGGTGAAATAGAGGCCGGTAGCTATCAATGGCAGTTTGAGTGGCAGTTTTTGCAGGGTAAGTTATCTGTTAAACCTACCCTTGGACGCAGTTTGATTCAAGAGCCTTTAGCTCGTTTTCTTGAACATTGTGATTATCAGTTGGAAGTTGGGGGTGATTATCATTTTGCGGTTCGGGCAAAACTTTAA
- a CDS encoding NAD-binding protein, with the protein MKLTYDLILIGGSLEAIWGAKYAVNIGARVALIIDVDFDTEEGQKYLFQQLQSQLLSPNSFHNRQDILEEKKLLIESKLLPELEGLEVDVIFSDFEFVLENNQTAIKTKQDILMANGYIITSPLYNYQHPDWLGIEDINYLTGYDIFQLCDIDSLPNNLVVIGDDEVAINICGLLSRYQKKVTLLTTQKHILPWEDEDITFLIQCELESIGVNVLSDYQVNQVKSINNSKWIQAGNTAIEGEEIIISNDFLERKFNFKLITLQDKKFIKVDKLHNSIIVNSKLQTSYNKIYSVGNILGGYGCLNIVKEELRIAIDNILFLKIHQINYDVIPYNLNVSKGIFRVGYNESQVKSLYGDSWDSFIINDSFLSPFDLERKAFFVKLIVSKNRKFLGCHCWGYKAELLVNIVAMLIKKDSSIDFLFKMSISDDFIKDIINRLEQKIMKKYHPLKCSLLETWFIWHR; encoded by the coding sequence ATGAAGTTAACCTATGATTTGATTTTAATTGGTGGTAGTTTAGAGGCTATTTGGGGGGCTAAATATGCTGTCAATATAGGGGCAAGAGTTGCTCTAATTATTGATGTCGATTTTGATACAGAAGAAGGTCAAAAATATTTATTTCAACAGTTACAAAGTCAGCTTTTATCCCCTAATAGTTTTCATAATAGGCAAGATATTCTTGAAGAAAAAAAGCTATTAATTGAAAGTAAATTATTACCTGAGTTGGAAGGTTTAGAAGTTGACGTTATTTTTTCTGATTTTGAGTTTGTTTTAGAAAATAATCAAACTGCTATTAAAACAAAACAAGATATTTTAATGGCTAATGGTTATATTATTACCTCTCCTTTATATAATTATCAGCATCCTGATTGGTTGGGAATAGAAGATATTAATTATTTAACGGGTTACGATATTTTTCAATTATGCGATATAGATTCATTACCTAATAATTTGGTGGTGATTGGTGATGACGAAGTAGCTATTAACATTTGTGGTTTATTGAGTCGTTATCAAAAAAAAGTGACTTTATTAACAACACAAAAACATATTTTGCCTTGGGAAGATGAAGATATTACTTTTTTGATTCAATGTGAGTTAGAAAGCATAGGCGTTAATGTATTAAGTGATTATCAAGTTAATCAGGTTAAGTCTATTAACAATAGTAAATGGATTCAGGCAGGAAACACAGCCATAGAAGGTGAAGAAATTATTATTAGTAATGATTTTTTGGAAAGGAAATTTAATTTTAAGTTGATCACATTACAGGATAAAAAATTTATAAAAGTTGATAAATTACATAATAGTATTATTGTTAATAGTAAGTTGCAAACTAGCTATAATAAAATTTATAGTGTAGGTAATATTTTGGGAGGATATGGTTGTTTAAATATTGTCAAGGAAGAATTACGGATTGCCATTGATAATATTTTATTTTTGAAGATTCATCAGATAAATTATGATGTAATTCCCTATAATCTTAATGTCAGTAAAGGAATTTTTAGGGTTGGTTATAATGAATCTCAAGTAAAAAGTCTATATGGAGATAGTTGGGATAGTTTTATTATTAATGATAGCTTTTTATCGCCTTTTGATTTAGAAAGAAAGGCGTTTTTTGTTAAGTTAATTGTTAGTAAAAATCGCAAATTTTTAGGATGTCATTGTTGGGGATATAAAGCAGAATTGTTGGTTAATATAGTTGCTATGTTAATCAAAAAAGATAGTAGTATTGATTTTTTATTTAAGATGTCTATTAGTGATGATTTTATTAAGGATATTATTAATCGGTTAGAGCAGAAAATTATGAAAAAATATCATCCTTTAAAGTGTAGTTTGTTAGAAACTTGGTTTATCTGGCATAGATAG
- the psbE gene encoding cytochrome b559 subunit alpha has product MAGDTGERPFSDIVTSVRYWVIHSITIPMLFIAGWLFVSTGLAYDAFGTPRPDEYFTQTREELPIISDRYEANQQIDQFNK; this is encoded by the coding sequence ATGGCAGGAGATACAGGAGAACGTCCATTTTCTGATATTGTAACCAGCGTCCGCTACTGGGTAATCCATAGCATTACAATCCCCATGTTATTCATTGCAGGTTGGTTATTTGTCAGCACCGGGTTAGCCTATGACGCATTTGGCACCCCTCGCCCTGATGAATATTTTACCCAAACCCGTGAAGAATTACCGATCATTAGCGATCGCTATGAAGCCAATCAACAAATTGACCAATTTAATAAGTAA
- a CDS encoding phycocyanobilin:ferredoxin oxidoreductase — protein sequence MSQVFKSDLKERLHPLINQLGDGIVDTWRSHLELSPFQLPEELGYVEGKLEGERLTIQNCCFQSREFRKMHLELAKVGENLDILHCVMFPKPEYPLPMFGCDIVAGKRGISAAIVDLSPTSGDKTLSPFYDEKLANVDNPNFQDVRELPPWGDIFSPYCLFIRPTDVQEEQKFLDRVIHFLTIHCQGAIASKPVIETEKNIYLQGQKHYCQQQQKNDKTRKILEKAFGIDWAETYMNKVLFDIPE from the coding sequence ATGAGTCAAGTTTTTAAATCTGACCTTAAGGAAAGGTTACACCCTCTTATTAATCAATTGGGTGATGGTATTGTGGATACGTGGCGATCGCACTTAGAACTATCCCCATTTCAATTACCAGAAGAATTAGGCTATGTAGAGGGAAAATTAGAGGGAGAAAGACTCACTATCCAAAACTGTTGTTTTCAAAGTCGAGAATTTCGCAAGATGCACCTAGAATTGGCTAAGGTAGGAGAAAACCTTGATATTCTTCATTGTGTAATGTTTCCTAAACCAGAGTATCCCTTACCCATGTTTGGTTGTGATATTGTGGCAGGGAAAAGGGGCATTAGTGCCGCCATTGTAGATTTATCCCCTACCAGTGGTGATAAAACCTTATCTCCTTTTTATGATGAAAAATTGGCTAATGTGGATAATCCTAATTTTCAGGATGTCCGAGAATTACCCCCTTGGGGCGATATTTTTTCTCCCTATTGTCTTTTTATTCGCCCCACCGATGTCCAAGAAGAACAAAAATTTTTAGATAGGGTAATCCATTTTTTAACTATTCACTGTCAAGGGGCGATCGCCTCTAAACCAGTAATAGAAACTGAAAAAAATATTTATTTACAAGGACAAAAACATTATTGTCAACAGCAACAAAAAAACGATAAAACCCGTAAAATTCTTGAAAAAGCATTTGGAATTGATTGGGCAGAAACTTATATGAACAAAGTATTATTTGATATTCCCGAATAA
- the zwf gene encoding glucose-6-phosphate dehydrogenase, whose product MVTLQENPLRAGLKQAKTPEPLILTIFGASGDLTQRKLVPALYQLKKEGRLPGEMTIVGVARREWSHDYFREQMRQGIEEFSDGIANEELWNDFAEGLYYCPGNMDEPESYDKLKGFLEELDGKRGTRGNRVFYLAVSPQFFPPAIKQLGAAGMLKDPLKHRLVIEKPFGKDLSSAQVLNSIVQKVCREEQIYRIDHYLGKETVQNLMVFRFANAIFEPLWNRNYVDNIQITVAETVGVEERAGYYESAGALRDMVQNHLLQLFCLTAMEAPNGINADSIRGEKVKVLQSTRLADIKNLEKSAIRGQYTAGWMKGKPVPGYREESGVNSESTTPTFVALKLMIDNWRWQGVPFYLRTGKRLPKKVSEIAIQFKNVPLTIFPSAAQQTNPNILALRIQPNEGISLRFEAKVPGAELRTRTVDMDFSYGSSFGVATADAYHRLLLDCMLGDQTLFTRADEVEEAWRIVTPALTAWDAPSAPDSVPFYEAGTWQPPEAEFLLNRDGRRWRRL is encoded by the coding sequence ATGGTTACACTACAAGAAAACCCCTTAAGAGCGGGTTTAAAACAAGCTAAAACTCCAGAGCCTCTTATTCTGACAATTTTCGGGGCTTCAGGAGACTTGACCCAAAGAAAATTAGTACCGGCCTTATATCAATTAAAAAAAGAGGGTAGATTACCTGGTGAAATGACCATTGTTGGAGTGGCGAGGCGGGAATGGAGTCATGACTATTTTCGTGAGCAGATGCGACAGGGCATTGAGGAATTTTCCGATGGCATCGCCAACGAGGAATTATGGAATGATTTTGCCGAAGGTTTATATTACTGCCCTGGTAATATGGATGAGCCTGAAAGTTATGATAAACTAAAAGGTTTTCTCGAAGAATTAGACGGCAAAAGAGGAACAAGGGGAAACAGAGTTTTTTATTTGGCAGTATCACCGCAATTTTTTCCCCCTGCCATCAAGCAACTAGGTGCCGCAGGGATGTTAAAAGATCCCCTCAAACATCGTTTAGTGATTGAAAAGCCCTTTGGGAAAGACTTAAGCAGTGCGCAAGTATTAAACAGCATTGTCCAGAAAGTCTGTCGAGAGGAACAAATATACCGCATTGATCATTATCTTGGTAAAGAAACGGTACAAAATTTGATGGTGTTTAGGTTTGCTAACGCCATTTTTGAGCCGTTATGGAATCGTAATTATGTGGATAACATTCAAATCACCGTAGCCGAAACCGTTGGGGTAGAAGAAAGGGCAGGTTATTATGAGTCAGCAGGGGCGCTGAGGGATATGGTGCAAAATCACCTCTTACAGTTGTTCTGTTTAACGGCCATGGAAGCCCCCAACGGTATTAATGCCGATAGCATTAGGGGAGAAAAGGTGAAGGTTTTACAATCTACCCGTTTGGCTGATATTAAAAATTTGGAAAAAAGTGCCATTCGGGGACAATACACCGCAGGATGGATGAAAGGGAAACCTGTGCCGGGTTATCGGGAAGAAAGTGGGGTTAACTCTGAATCCACTACCCCTACTTTTGTGGCACTAAAGTTGATGATCGATAATTGGCGTTGGCAGGGTGTGCCTTTTTATCTACGTACAGGAAAACGTTTGCCGAAAAAGGTTTCCGAGATTGCCATTCAGTTTAAAAATGTACCTTTAACGATTTTCCCTTCGGCGGCACAACAAACCAACCCCAATATTCTGGCATTGAGGATTCAACCTAATGAAGGAATTTCTCTACGGTTTGAGGCGAAGGTGCCGGGGGCTGAGTTACGTACCCGCACGGTGGATATGGATTTTAGTTATGGTTCTTCTTTTGGGGTAGCCACGGCAGATGCCTATCATCGTTTGTTATTGGATTGTATGTTAGGGGATCAAACTTTGTTTACCCGTGCCGATGAGGTGGAAGAGGCTTGGCGGATTGTTACCCCTGCCCTGACGGCTTGGGATGCTCCTTCTGCTCCTGATTCGGTGCCTTTTTATGAAGCTGGTACATGGCAACCTCCCGAGGCGGAATTTTTGCTTAACCGTGATGGCAGAAGATGGCGCCGTTTGTAA
- a CDS encoding photosystem II reaction center protein L, translating to MERNQNPNKQSVELNRTSLFLGLLMIATLGILFSSYFFN from the coding sequence ATGGAAAGAAATCAAAATCCCAATAAGCAAAGCGTAGAATTAAACCGTACTTCTTTATTCTTAGGTTTGTTAATGATTGCCACCCTTGGCATTCTATTTTCTAGCTACTTTTTCAACTAA
- the trmFO gene encoding FADH(2)-oxidizing methylenetetrahydrofolate--tRNA-(uracil(54)-C(5))-methyltransferase TrmFO: MSQKGIIVIGGGLAGTEATWQIAQAGIPVTLYEMRPVKHSPAHHSQHLAELVCSNSFGADATDRAAGLLHEELRRLNSIIIHTADKHKVPAGGALAVDRGVFSQDLTQTLDNHPLITLKREEITSIPPDTIVVLATGPLTTESLATELQGLTGMEYMSFFDAASPIIVGESINQDIAFLASRYDKGEAAYLNCPMNKEQYINFWQELCNAEQAELKDFDRESSNFFEGCLPIEELAQRGEETMRYGPLKPIGLFDSRLGDFRENKDKRPYAVVQLRQEDKAGQLWNMVGFQTNLRWGEQKRVFRLIPGLENAEFVRMGVMHKNTFLNAPQLLHASLQFKTRSTLFAAGQLIGTEGYTAACAGGWLAGTNAARAYKNQEPLVLSPYTMMGALFDFISSADAKHFQPMPPNFGILPTFEKKIKNKRERYQAYGERALNMVDSLLTKV; this comes from the coding sequence ATGAGCCAAAAAGGTATAATCGTAATAGGTGGTGGTTTAGCAGGAACAGAAGCCACATGGCAAATAGCCCAAGCAGGGATTCCCGTCACCCTCTACGAAATGCGCCCTGTCAAACATAGCCCAGCGCACCATAGCCAACATCTAGCCGAATTAGTCTGTAGTAATTCCTTTGGGGCAGATGCCACCGACAGAGCCGCAGGACTACTCCACGAAGAATTACGCCGTCTTAACTCCATCATTATCCACACCGCCGATAAACATAAAGTTCCCGCAGGAGGGGCATTAGCAGTGGATAGAGGGGTATTTAGCCAAGATTTGACCCAAACCCTCGACAATCACCCCCTAATCACCCTTAAACGGGAGGAAATCACATCAATACCCCCCGATACCATCGTAGTTTTAGCCACAGGCCCCCTAACCACCGAAAGTTTAGCTACCGAATTACAAGGCTTAACGGGCATGGAATATATGAGCTTTTTTGATGCGGCCAGCCCTATCATCGTCGGTGAATCCATTAATCAAGACATCGCCTTTCTTGCCTCCCGTTACGACAAAGGAGAAGCGGCTTATCTCAACTGCCCCATGAATAAAGAACAGTATATCAACTTTTGGCAAGAATTATGTAACGCTGAACAAGCCGAATTAAAAGACTTTGATAGGGAAAGCTCAAACTTTTTTGAAGGTTGTTTACCCATCGAAGAATTAGCCCAAAGAGGGGAGGAAACCATGAGATATGGCCCCCTAAAACCCATTGGCTTATTTGATTCCCGTCTTGGTGACTTTCGGGAAAACAAAGATAAACGCCCCTATGCCGTGGTACAACTACGACAAGAAGACAAAGCAGGGCAACTGTGGAATATGGTAGGTTTTCAAACTAACCTTCGTTGGGGTGAACAAAAAAGGGTATTTCGCCTTATCCCTGGGTTAGAAAACGCCGAATTTGTACGCATGGGAGTAATGCACAAAAACACCTTCCTTAACGCCCCTCAACTGCTCCATGCTAGTTTACAATTTAAAACCAGATCAACCCTTTTTGCCGCAGGACAACTCATTGGCACGGAAGGTTATACTGCCGCCTGTGCAGGGGGATGGTTAGCCGGTACAAACGCTGCTAGGGCATATAAAAATCAAGAACCTTTAGTATTATCCCCCTATACCATGATGGGTGCATTGTTTGATTTTATCAGCTCTGCGGATGCTAAACACTTTCAGCCGATGCCCCCTAATTTTGGTATTTTACCCACCTTTGAGAAAAAAATCAAAAATAAACGGGAACGTTATCAAGCCTATGGAGAAAGGGCTTTAAATATGGTTGATTCTCTATTAACTAAGGTTTAA
- a CDS encoding photosystem II reaction center protein J, which yields MGDARIPLWIVGTVAGMGALAVLALFFYGAYAGVGSSL from the coding sequence ATGGGAGACGCAAGAATTCCTTTATGGATTGTTGGCACCGTTGCTGGAATGGGTGCTTTAGCGGTGTTAGCATTATTTTTCTATGGTGCTTATGCTGGTGTAGGTTCTTCTTTATAA
- the psbF gene encoding cytochrome b559 subunit beta yields MTSSNSPNQPVSYPIFTVRWLAVHTLGVPSVFFVGAITAMQFIQR; encoded by the coding sequence ATGACTAGCAGCAATAGCCCTAATCAACCAGTATCTTATCCTATTTTCACCGTTAGATGGTTAGCAGTACACACCCTTGGTGTACCTTCTGTCTTCTTCGTAGGTGCAATTACCGCTATGCAGTTTATTCAAAGATAG